Proteins from a genomic interval of Nostoc sp. TCL240-02:
- the argC gene encoding N-acetyl-gamma-glutamyl-phosphate reductase produces MGKFRRVPVGIIGASGYGEVQLVRLLMDHPEVELVYLGGESSIGKSFGDLYPHLAHTANLPIEAVEPEIIAHRCEVVFLSLPNGLACQIAPKLLEKGCKVLDLSADYRFRDLTTYTNWYGIERSDRTIAATAVYGLPELYRDRIAEAQLIGCPGSYPTASLLALSPLLKQGLILPETAIIDAKAGTSSSGRQLQTNLLLSEADNSIAAFNIGRHRHTPEIEQICSDLAGHELMIQFTPHLVPMVRGILATVYAKMSDPGLVRDDLITIFSAFYRNSPWVKVCGSGIYPQTKWANSSNLCYIGVEVDPRTGRVIVMSAIDNLIKGQAGQAIQCLNLMMGWDETLGLPKLGFYP; encoded by the coding sequence ATGGGCAAATTTAGACGCGTACCCGTTGGGATTATTGGCGCGTCGGGCTATGGCGAAGTACAGTTAGTACGGCTACTGATGGATCATCCAGAAGTCGAACTGGTTTATTTAGGCGGTGAGAGTAGTATCGGTAAATCCTTTGGGGATTTGTACCCACATCTGGCTCATACAGCTAATCTACCAATAGAAGCGGTAGAACCAGAAATAATTGCTCATCGCTGTGAAGTAGTTTTCCTGTCTTTACCAAATGGTCTGGCTTGCCAAATTGCGCCCAAACTATTAGAAAAAGGATGTAAAGTGCTGGATCTGAGTGCAGACTATCGGTTCAGGGATTTGACAACTTATACAAATTGGTATGGTATTGAGAGAAGCGATCGCACCATTGCAGCTACAGCAGTTTATGGATTACCAGAACTTTATCGCGATCGCATTGCCGAAGCTCAACTTATTGGCTGTCCTGGTTCCTATCCCACTGCGAGTCTGCTTGCACTTTCGCCACTTTTAAAGCAAGGCTTAATCTTACCAGAAACAGCTATTATCGATGCCAAGGCTGGCACATCTAGCAGTGGACGGCAACTTCAAACCAACTTATTACTATCTGAAGCAGACAATTCCATCGCAGCTTTCAATATTGGCCGTCACCGTCATACCCCAGAAATTGAGCAAATTTGCAGTGATTTAGCTGGTCACGAACTGATGATCCAATTTACACCGCATCTTGTCCCAATGGTACGCGGAATTTTGGCAACGGTATATGCCAAAATGAGCGATCCCGGTCTAGTGCGAGATGACTTAATCACAATTTTCTCAGCCTTCTACCGCAACTCTCCTTGGGTAAAAGTCTGCGGTAGCGGCATTTACCCCCAAACCAAGTGGGCTAACAGCAGCAATCTTTGTTACATCGGCGTAGAAGTTGACCCGCGCACAGGTCGCGTGATTGTCATGTCGGCAATTGACAATCTAATTAAAGGGCAGGCGGGTCAAGCGATTCAATGTCTAAACCTAATGATGGGCTGGGATGAAACTTTGGGGTTGCCCAAGTTGGGGTTTTATCCTTAA
- the ribBA gene encoding bifunctional 3,4-dihydroxy-2-butanone-4-phosphate synthase/GTP cyclohydrolase II, translating into MSQPNPTQAFKFDSINAALADLKAGRVIVVVDDENRENEGDLICAAQFATPDTINFMAVEARGLICLAMTGDRLDELDLPLMVSNITDTNQTAFTVSIDAGPELGVTTGISAEDRARTIQVTLNPATKPSDLRRPGHIFPIRAKAGGVLKRAGHTEAAVDLARLAGLYPAGVICEIQNSDGSMARLQQLVEYAERHNLKIISIADLISYRLQHDRLVYREVITKLPSQFGQFEIYAYRHTLDHTEHVAIVKGDPDNFKDEPVMVRMHSECLTGDALGSLRCDCRMQLEAALKMIEAAGQGVVVYLRQEGRGIGLINKLKAYSLQDMGLDTVEANERLGFPADLRDYGMGAQMLMDLGIKKIRLITNNPRKIAGVKGYGLEVVDRVPLLIEANDYNSYYLATKAKKLGHMLLQTYLVTVAIHWQDDPEAVTERYERLEKLRHLAKSNDLLLQEEARPLAIAIFDEPSLTVHLGFDQAKVASCDWYQQSGHPYIQAIFQILDNLATLPYIQKLEFLISSGCDPLSNLQVQLDRQTFSDGTLPSSISDRLEKQQIYSFSK; encoded by the coding sequence GTGTCACAGCCTAATCCTACCCAAGCTTTTAAATTTGATTCGATTAATGCCGCTTTAGCAGACCTAAAAGCTGGTCGTGTAATTGTAGTGGTAGATGATGAAAATAGAGAAAATGAAGGCGACTTAATTTGTGCTGCCCAATTTGCCACACCCGACACGATTAATTTCATGGCGGTGGAAGCTAGAGGGCTGATTTGTTTGGCAATGACAGGCGATCGCTTAGACGAGCTAGACTTACCCTTGATGGTAAGCAACATTACAGATACTAACCAAACTGCCTTCACTGTTAGCATTGATGCTGGCCCAGAATTGGGTGTAACCACAGGCATCTCAGCAGAAGACCGCGCCCGCACTATCCAGGTTACTCTCAACCCAGCGACAAAACCCAGCGATTTACGTCGTCCTGGTCATATTTTCCCGATTCGGGCTAAAGCTGGAGGCGTACTTAAACGCGCAGGACATACAGAAGCGGCTGTGGACTTAGCCCGACTAGCAGGACTTTACCCAGCAGGAGTAATTTGTGAAATTCAAAACTCCGATGGTTCAATGGCGCGGTTGCAGCAGTTAGTCGAATATGCAGAACGCCACAATTTAAAAATAATTAGTATTGCGGATTTAATCAGTTATCGCCTACAGCACGATCGCCTCGTGTATCGTGAGGTAATTACCAAACTGCCTAGTCAATTCGGCCAATTTGAAATTTACGCTTACCGTCATACCTTAGACCATACAGAACATGTTGCAATTGTCAAAGGAGATCCAGATAACTTCAAAGATGAGCCAGTAATGGTGCGGATGCACTCAGAATGCTTAACTGGTGATGCTTTGGGTTCTTTGCGCTGCGATTGTCGGATGCAGTTAGAAGCTGCACTGAAGATGATTGAGGCTGCTGGTCAAGGTGTAGTTGTATACCTGCGTCAAGAAGGACGGGGCATCGGCTTGATTAACAAGCTAAAAGCCTACTCGTTGCAGGATATGGGACTGGATACAGTTGAAGCAAATGAGCGTTTGGGATTTCCTGCTGACTTGCGAGACTACGGGATGGGCGCACAAATGCTGATGGATTTGGGCATCAAAAAGATACGTCTGATTACTAATAATCCCCGTAAAATTGCTGGAGTTAAGGGCTATGGGTTGGAAGTAGTCGATCGCGTGCCATTGTTAATTGAGGCAAACGACTACAATTCTTATTACCTGGCGACAAAGGCGAAAAAGCTGGGTCACATGCTGTTACAGACTTATCTGGTGACAGTAGCAATCCATTGGCAAGATGACCCGGAAGCCGTGACGGAACGTTATGAACGCTTAGAAAAACTGCGACATTTAGCGAAAAGTAATGATTTATTGTTGCAAGAAGAAGCGCGTCCGTTAGCGATCGCTATATTTGATGAGCCATCTTTGACAGTACACTTGGGTTTTGATCAGGCAAAAGTTGCTAGCTGTGATTGGTATCAACAAAGTGGCCATCCTTATATACAGGCTATCTTCCAAATTCTAGACAACCTCGCAACCTTACCATACATCCAGAAACTAGAATTTCTGATTTCTTCTGGTTGCGATCCTTTAAGTAATTTACAAGTCCAACTGGATCGGCAGACATTCTCGGATGGTACACTACCTTCATCGATTAGCGATCGCCTCGAAAAGCAGCAAATCTATAGCTTTAGTAAATAG
- a CDS encoding DUF1778 domain-containing protein, producing MSETSSAKDCRIDLRVTQEQKELLERAASLKGISLSAYTLFHVLPVAKQDIDANERLVLSNLDRDLFMSIMENPPELKGKLKSAIHKYRQKYDK from the coding sequence ATGTCAGAAACATCATCTGCAAAAGATTGCCGCATCGATTTACGAGTTACCCAAGAGCAAAAAGAACTATTAGAACGGGCTGCCAGTCTCAAAGGAATTTCTTTGAGTGCTTATACACTTTTTCATGTTTTGCCAGTCGCCAAGCAAGATATAGATGCAAATGAAAGGCTGGTGCTGTCCAATCTTGATAGAGATTTGTTTATGTCAATAATGGAAAATCCGCCAGAACTGAAGGGAAAACTCAAATCTGCTATTCACAAATATAGACAGAAATATGACAAGTGA
- a CDS encoding U32 family peptidase encodes MKSDRPQLSPQRPELLAPAGNWECAKAAVENGADAIYFGLDRFNARMRAENFTEADLPQLMAFLHRRGVKGYVTVNTLIFPKELAEAQQYLCTIIAAGVDAVIVQDVGICRLIRHLSPDFPIHASTQMTITSAAGVEFAKSLGCQLVVLARECSLQEINKIQQQIALQETSLPLEVFVHGALCVAYSGQCLTSEALGGRSANRGECAQACRMPYDLIADGKVVNLKERKYLLSPQDLAGLDVLPDLVKSGVTCLKIEGRLKAPEYVANVTRVYRQALDGVMEELERPNPLTPFPCREGGIKAPLFVSERGWGRGQLDQEHYNLEMAFSRGLYTGWFGGINNQELVHARFGKKRGVYLGEVTRIHNEQVTIKLEAPVKPGDGIVFDCGHPEAKEEGGRVYAVVSKGKEAMLTFGRNDLNLRRLHIGDRIWKTNDPELDKQLRQSFAGENPQFQRPIDVEVYGEIGQPLIAIARDRLGNIVQVESAISLVEAHTKPLDTDRLQEQFGRLGNTPFVLEKLTNHLSTSLMLPVSELNRMRREIVVQLEELRSQPKRWQLRSDVSFQDLLPSSSSSSPLSPSLIVLVRNLKQLQAALKAGVETLYCEFEDPRAYREAVQMVRQQQQKNKADNSSLLTPFCTDAINRVSQLPTIWVAPPRITKPGENWILQQVRACEADGYLIRNYDQLQFFAQDRCIGDFSLNIANSLTADYFQQHFGLERLTASYDLNITQLQDLLTSCPPQWFEVTIHQHIPMFHMEHCVFCAFLSTGTDYTNCGRPCEKQEVKLKDRVGSEHILKADVGCRNTVFNGTAQTGAEYVQRLIELGLSHFRVEFVNETPDQVTKIIHRYRQLLQGEITGSQLWRELKLQNQLGVTRGPLGL; translated from the coding sequence ATGAAAAGCGATCGCCCCCAACTCTCTCCTCAACGTCCTGAACTACTTGCGCCAGCAGGTAATTGGGAATGTGCTAAAGCTGCTGTGGAAAATGGGGCAGATGCAATTTACTTCGGTTTGGATCGCTTCAACGCCAGAATGCGGGCAGAAAATTTTACTGAGGCAGACTTACCCCAATTAATGGCATTCCTGCACCGTCGGGGCGTAAAGGGTTATGTCACCGTCAACACACTAATATTTCCCAAAGAATTAGCAGAAGCACAGCAATATCTCTGCACAATTATTGCAGCTGGTGTGGATGCCGTCATTGTTCAAGATGTGGGAATTTGTCGTCTCATCCGTCACCTCTCGCCTGATTTCCCCATCCATGCTTCCACCCAAATGACAATTACCAGTGCGGCTGGGGTGGAATTTGCCAAATCCCTCGGCTGTCAATTGGTGGTGCTGGCGCGTGAATGTTCTCTTCAAGAAATTAATAAAATTCAGCAGCAGATTGCTCTACAAGAAACTTCGCTGCCCTTGGAAGTCTTTGTTCACGGTGCTTTGTGCGTGGCGTATTCCGGTCAGTGTTTGACTAGCGAGGCTTTAGGCGGACGTTCTGCTAACCGGGGTGAATGTGCCCAAGCTTGCCGGATGCCCTACGATTTAATCGCTGATGGGAAAGTTGTAAATTTAAAAGAACGCAAATATTTACTTAGTCCTCAAGACTTAGCAGGGTTAGATGTTTTGCCCGATTTGGTGAAATCAGGAGTAACTTGTCTCAAAATTGAAGGTCGCCTAAAAGCTCCAGAGTATGTTGCTAATGTCACCCGTGTTTATCGGCAAGCCCTAGATGGGGTGATGGAGGAATTGGAAAGACCTAACCCCCTAACCCCCTTCCCTTGTAGGGAAGGGGGAATAAAGGCTCCCCTCTTCGTTTCGGAGAGGGGTTGGGGGAGAGGTCAATTAGATCAAGAACACTACAACCTAGAGATGGCATTTTCTCGCGGACTCTACACGGGTTGGTTTGGCGGGATTAATAATCAAGAACTAGTTCACGCCCGCTTTGGTAAAAAACGTGGGGTTTATTTAGGTGAAGTCACCCGCATTCATAACGAACAGGTAACAATCAAACTGGAAGCGCCTGTAAAACCAGGGGATGGAATTGTGTTTGACTGCGGTCATCCAGAAGCGAAGGAAGAAGGTGGCCGGGTTTATGCTGTGGTGTCCAAGGGTAAAGAAGCAATGCTGACCTTTGGTCGAAATGACTTGAACCTGCGCCGATTGCATATAGGCGATCGCATTTGGAAAACCAATGATCCAGAATTAGATAAGCAACTACGTCAAAGTTTTGCTGGCGAGAACCCCCAATTTCAGCGTCCCATTGATGTAGAGGTTTATGGAGAAATTGGTCAGCCATTAATTGCGATCGCCCGCGATCGACTCGGTAATATTGTACAGGTGGAGTCTGCAATTTCATTGGTGGAGGCGCACACCAAACCCTTAGATACAGACCGTTTACAAGAACAATTCGGTCGTCTTGGTAACACACCTTTCGTTTTAGAGAAACTAACCAACCACCTCAGTACTTCCCTTATGCTGCCCGTAAGTGAATTAAACCGGATGCGGCGGGAAATTGTGGTGCAGTTGGAAGAATTGCGAAGTCAACCCAAACGCTGGCAGTTACGTTCTGATGTCTCTTTCCAAGACTTACTCCCTTCCTCATCTTCCTCATCCCCCTTATCTCCTTCACTCATCGTCTTAGTACGAAACCTCAAGCAACTCCAAGCCGCCCTCAAAGCCGGAGTTGAAACACTCTACTGTGAATTTGAAGACCCCCGCGCCTACCGAGAAGCGGTGCAAATGGTACGCCAACAACAGCAAAAAAACAAAGCAGACAATTCTTCACTCCTAACTCCTTTTTGTACAGACGCGATTAATCGCGTCTCCCAACTCCCCACAATCTGGGTTGCGCCACCCCGAATTACCAAACCTGGGGAAAATTGGATTTTGCAGCAGGTACGCGCCTGTGAAGCAGATGGCTATCTGATACGAAACTATGACCAACTGCAATTCTTTGCTCAAGACCGTTGTATTGGAGATTTTTCGCTCAACATTGCTAATTCCTTAACAGCAGATTACTTTCAGCAACACTTTGGTTTAGAAAGGCTGACGGCATCCTACGACCTGAATATTACCCAACTACAAGACCTACTCACCAGTTGCCCACCCCAGTGGTTTGAGGTGACAATCCATCAACATATACCGATGTTTCACATGGAGCATTGTGTATTTTGTGCCTTTCTATCGACAGGTACAGACTACACTAACTGTGGACGACCTTGTGAAAAGCAGGAAGTAAAGTTAAAAGATCGTGTAGGCAGCGAACACATTCTCAAGGCAGATGTAGGTTGCCGCAATACTGTATTTAACGGTACTGCTCAAACTGGAGCCGAGTACGTACAGCGTCTTATAGAACTTGGATTAAGTCACTTTCGTGTCGAGTTTGTCAATGAAACTCCAGACCAAGTGACTAAAATAATACATCGCTATCGTCAATTATTGCAAGGTGAAATTACAGGTTCCCAACTATGGCGTGAGTTGAAACTGCAAAATCAATTGGGCGTAACTCGTGGCCCATTGGGACTTTGA
- a CDS encoding GNAT family N-acetyltransferase encodes MTSDGEARWNFVPIDKKYQRNSFDCDYVILNDYLKKYARQNHNKGIAKTFVAISASGSLKIDGYYTVSASIIEYESLPEYCQSGMPAYPIPAMLIERLAVDNSVKGQGLGGELLADALYRAVRVSQEIGMYAVRVDAIDLQAKEFYLKYEFIPFQDNKLSLFLPIATIVREFG; translated from the coding sequence ATGACAAGTGATGGCGAGGCAAGATGGAATTTTGTACCAATTGATAAAAAGTATCAAAGAAATTCTTTTGATTGCGATTACGTAATTTTGAATGATTATCTCAAGAAATATGCACGGCAAAATCATAATAAAGGAATTGCTAAAACATTTGTAGCAATTTCAGCATCAGGAAGCTTGAAGATTGATGGCTATTATACCGTCAGTGCCAGTATTATTGAGTATGAATCCTTACCAGAATATTGTCAGAGTGGAATGCCAGCCTATCCGATTCCAGCAATGCTGATTGAGAGATTAGCTGTAGATAATTCGGTTAAAGGACAAGGTTTAGGAGGTGAATTGTTAGCTGATGCTCTCTATCGTGCTGTTCGTGTTTCTCAAGAAATTGGTATGTATGCCGTGAGAGTTGATGCTATCGATTTGCAAGCAAAGGAATTTTATCTCAAGTATGAGTTTATTCCTTTTCAAGACAATAAACTCTCGCTATTTCTGCCGATAGCAACAATAGTTAGAGAGTTTGGTTAA
- a CDS encoding COR domain-containing protein produces MTNEELLQIIETTANKGFIQLNLNSKNLTALPAEIGQLSRLEELDLSDNQLIELPPEIGQLTNLRLLHLKDNQLIELSPEIGKLTNLRGLDLKRNKLTVLPTEIGQLIHLIQLTFQSNQLSSLPAEICQLSNLTALSLHNNQLSSLPPEIRQLSNLIRLYLHNNQLSSLPLEIWQLSNLTELSLHNNQLNSLPPEICQLSSLKKLSLHNNQLNSLAPEISQLSNLKELYLDNNPQLSSPQPEIVEQGTQAILSYLRKQLEGSQRQWVSKLLVVGEGGVGKTSLLRALRGEDFDTQQSTTHGIEIKSLELAHPTQPRVTMQLNTWDFGGQDIYHATHQFFLTNRSLFLLTWNAVAGFEQGKLYYWLDTIKALAPESPILLVATHIDERDTDLPLRELRRDYPQIIEHCKISSKISLGIEELRQAIAKASAKLPLMGEIWPTTWLNAANAIRTHSEKHITPQQLWDIMARSQVAESQQVLARWLHELGEILYFQDNEELNDTVILKPQWVTEYISKVLESKDVSDRFGILTRQEMNQLWCDLEVSMRDHFLRLMERFDLSYRIPESPALSLVVERLPLDAPDYEQKWQQMNQTGECNEISMKFQLKTIPAGIPTWFIARQHRFTTGIHWRNGVLFADSEQKHLALVQAFPHEHYLQLTVRGVYPQNFFALLKDGIELTLARFPGLDIKRFIPCPGHDGEACIHLFNYANLEKAITRHPPIIDMQCEESFKSVSVSSLLFGLDWHTQDQVLLRIDKLAKEILVRQEAIRDELKDMREYIQREFTNTFRREQAIIDSHCPNIFVLRPHGVKAWQKNLTGQKLDLQLYCQAPGCWHPTKEGGLYEMNEPAEWLRVTAPYINKLFKVLKYAAPIIGPLLGVVNPKDYETLFRNDFELFKELAAKLPELEESGGFPIAGEDFDPEHADGAALRALRQLLEEKDPQQHWGGLKKVLTPEGHYLWLCEHHAAEYKR; encoded by the coding sequence GTGACAAACGAAGAACTATTGCAAATTATTGAAACAACTGCCAATAAAGGATTTATTCAGCTAAACCTTAATAGTAAGAATTTGACGGCACTGCCTGCTGAAATTGGGCAACTTTCCAGGTTGGAAGAGTTAGACCTAAGCGACAATCAACTGATAGAACTGCCTCCTGAAATAGGACAACTCACCAACCTCAGACTGCTACACCTCAAAGACAATCAACTGATAGAACTGTCTCCTGAAATAGGAAAACTTACCAACCTCAGAGGGCTAGACCTTAAAAGGAATAAATTAACAGTCCTGCCAACTGAAATTGGTCAACTCATCCACCTAATACAGCTAACCTTCCAGAGCAATCAACTCAGCAGCCTGCCAGCAGAAATCTGCCAACTCTCCAACTTAACGGCGCTATCCCTCCATAACAATCAACTCAGCAGTCTGCCGCCAGAAATCAGACAACTCTCCAATTTGATAAGGCTATACCTCCATAACAATCAACTCAGCAGCCTACCGCTAGAAATCTGGCAACTCTCCAATTTGACAGAGCTATCCCTCCATAACAATCAACTCAACAGCCTACCGCCAGAAATCTGCCAACTCTCCAGTTTGAAAAAGCTATCCCTTCATAACAATCAACTCAACAGCCTAGCGCCAGAAATCAGCCAACTTTCCAACTTGAAGGAGCTATACCTCGATAACAATCCACAATTAAGCTCACCACAGCCTGAGATTGTTGAGCAAGGAACGCAGGCAATTTTAAGCTATCTTCGGAAACAGTTAGAAGGTAGCCAACGGCAATGGGTTTCTAAGCTGCTAGTTGTCGGTGAAGGAGGTGTAGGTAAGACATCCTTATTAAGAGCTTTACGAGGTGAAGATTTCGATACCCAGCAATCCACCACCCACGGTATTGAAATTAAATCCTTGGAATTAGCTCATCCCACGCAACCACGTGTCACCATGCAGCTGAACACCTGGGATTTTGGCGGACAGGATATATATCATGCCACCCATCAATTCTTCCTCACTAATCGTTCTTTATTCTTGCTTACTTGGAATGCCGTAGCGGGATTTGAGCAGGGGAAACTCTACTACTGGCTAGATACTATCAAAGCTTTAGCCCCAGAATCCCCGATTTTACTCGTCGCCACCCACATCGACGAGCGAGATACAGACCTTCCCTTAAGAGAATTACGTAGAGACTACCCGCAGATTATCGAACACTGTAAAATTAGCTCTAAAATCAGCCTTGGCATTGAAGAACTTCGGCAGGCGATCGCTAAAGCATCTGCCAAATTACCCTTAATGGGTGAAATCTGGCCTACCACTTGGTTAAACGCTGCCAATGCCATCCGCACCCACTCAGAGAAACACATAACCCCTCAACAATTGTGGGACATCATGGCTAGGTCTCAAGTTGCTGAAAGTCAGCAAGTGTTAGCACGATGGCTGCATGAATTAGGTGAAATTCTCTATTTCCAAGACAACGAAGAACTTAACGATACCGTTATCCTCAAGCCACAGTGGGTAACTGAATATATCAGCAAAGTTTTGGAAAGCAAAGACGTAAGCGATCGCTTTGGCATTTTAACCCGTCAGGAAATGAATCAACTTTGGTGCGACTTAGAGGTATCAATGCGGGATCACTTCCTACGTCTTATGGAGCGTTTTGACCTTTCCTATCGCATTCCCGAAAGCCCTGCTCTCAGTCTAGTTGTGGAACGTTTGCCCCTCGATGCGCCTGATTATGAACAGAAGTGGCAGCAAATGAACCAAACAGGCGAGTGCAATGAAATTTCGATGAAATTTCAACTCAAGACGATTCCTGCGGGTATTCCCACTTGGTTTATTGCGCGTCAACACCGCTTCACAACTGGTATTCATTGGCGTAACGGTGTATTATTTGCTGATTCTGAGCAAAAACATTTAGCTTTAGTGCAAGCATTTCCTCATGAACACTACTTGCAATTAACAGTCCGAGGAGTATACCCCCAGAATTTCTTTGCACTACTTAAAGATGGTATTGAGCTAACTCTAGCAAGGTTTCCCGGATTGGATATTAAACGCTTTATTCCTTGTCCTGGTCACGACGGAGAAGCATGTATTCACCTCTTCAACTATGCAAATTTAGAGAAAGCTATTACTAGACATCCACCAATTATCGATATGCAATGCGAGGAGAGCTTTAAATCTGTCTCCGTGTCATCTCTACTTTTCGGGTTGGATTGGCACACGCAGGATCAAGTGCTGTTACGAATCGACAAGTTAGCAAAAGAAATTCTTGTTCGACAGGAAGCAATTCGTGATGAGCTTAAAGATATGCGGGAATATATACAACGGGAATTCACCAATACATTCCGCCGTGAACAAGCAATCATAGATTCTCACTGTCCCAATATCTTTGTCCTGCGTCCTCATGGCGTTAAAGCTTGGCAAAAGAATCTAACTGGACAGAAATTAGATTTACAACTATATTGCCAAGCACCAGGTTGCTGGCATCCTACGAAAGAAGGCGGTTTATATGAAATGAATGAACCTGCCGAATGGCTGAGAGTAACTGCACCTTATATTAATAAATTATTCAAAGTCTTGAAATATGCCGCACCGATAATTGGTCCTTTGCTTGGTGTGGTAAATCCCAAAGACTATGAAACACTATTTAGAAATGACTTTGAACTATTTAAAGAACTAGCAGCAAAATTACCTGAACTCGAAGAATCTGGTGGTTTCCCAATTGCTGGAGAAGATTTCGATCCAGAACACGCTGATGGTGCAGCTTTGCGTGCCTTACGCCAACTTTTAGAAGAAAAAGATCCACAGCAGCACTGGGGTGGATTAAAGAAAGTCTTGACACCAGAGGGACATTACCTGTGGCTATGCGAACACCACGCAGCAGAATATAAACGCTAA
- a CDS encoding peptidoglycan recognition family protein, giving the protein MRFKDWATRVLLISLMFMAVIVVLLIGRATKLHNNPTTSHVSNPRVMAFSQYPQVQFQSAKEPEKKSQRVIKSPVKTNKPVSRYITTQAFAKYRPSYQVAAVDPSNYGERYTQDVNGVRLNNQPIIVLHETGYSASSAINFFQVAHNDESVQASYHALIKLDGTVVYLVPPEKRAFGAANSVFESTQGLETVQTNPNLPASVNNFAYHVSLETPPDSYDSSSQQTHSGYTEAQYKSLAWLIAQSQVPDYRITTHHLVDRSGKKVDPINFDGNRFLSLLNTFRQVRPIYRASN; this is encoded by the coding sequence ATGAGGTTTAAAGACTGGGCGACTAGGGTGTTACTAATCTCGCTGATGTTCATGGCTGTGATTGTAGTGCTGCTAATTGGACGAGCGACAAAATTACACAATAATCCAACAACATCCCATGTATCTAATCCACGGGTTATGGCCTTCAGTCAATATCCGCAGGTGCAATTCCAATCAGCGAAAGAGCCAGAGAAAAAATCTCAACGTGTTATCAAGTCCCCAGTCAAGACTAACAAGCCTGTATCAAGGTACATAACCACTCAAGCTTTTGCAAAGTACAGACCTAGTTATCAAGTTGCTGCGGTCGATCCAAGTAACTATGGAGAACGCTACACCCAAGATGTTAATGGCGTTCGTCTCAACAACCAACCGATTATCGTCCTCCATGAAACTGGTTATTCTGCTTCCAGCGCGATTAATTTCTTTCAAGTAGCCCATAATGATGAAAGCGTGCAAGCAAGTTACCACGCTTTAATCAAGTTAGATGGAACTGTGGTTTATCTAGTACCGCCAGAAAAGCGGGCTTTTGGTGCAGCTAACTCAGTATTTGAGAGTACACAGGGATTGGAAACTGTGCAGACTAATCCAAATTTGCCCGCATCTGTGAATAATTTTGCTTATCACGTTTCTTTGGAAACACCGCCAGATAGTTATGACAGTAGCAGCCAACAAACTCATAGCGGCTATACGGAGGCTCAATATAAATCTCTTGCTTGGTTAATTGCTCAAAGTCAAGTCCCAGATTATCGCATTACTACCCATCATTTGGTAGATCGTTCTGGTAAAAAAGTTGACCCGATAAATTTTGATGGTAATAGATTTCTAAGTTTACTTAATACTTTTCGTCAGGTTAGACCAATTTATAGAGCAAGTAATTAA